GGATAGATTATGTCGCTATAACGGGTGAGCTTAATAGCAGCCTTAACTGGTTTAAAAATGTTTACTAACGCCTTCTGGCGTCGGCTTAATTTGGTAGGTTATGCAAGAAACGATTAAAAAAATCTTTACCGAAAATATTCAAGTTCAAATAGCTGCAGGTGAAGTACTTCCGAGCGCACTTGAATCAGCAGCGTTCACCATCGCGCAAAGCCTAATTAACGGCAATAAATTACTATGCTGTGGTACCCCTAGCTGTCATATGTTGGCACAGCACATGGCAGGGTTATTAATTAACTTTTATGAGACCGAGCGCCCTTGTCTTCCAGCAGTTGCGCTTGCACAAGATCAAGTTAACTTAGGCTCAACGGCAAATAACGATGAGCACGAAACTTTTGCCAGACAAATTCGAGCATTTGCACAACAAGGTGACCTTTTACTAGCAATTGCGGTGAATGGTAATGAAAAGCAGATTATCTCAGCAGTCGAAGCTGCACTGACTCGTGATATGAAAGTAATTGTGCTTGTTGGCGATGATGGCGGTGAATTAGTCGGTTTACTTGGGCCAAATGATGTTGAAATTCGTGTGCCTTCAAAACGCCCAAGCCGCATTGTTGAGTCGCACTTAGTCAACTTACACTGTCTAAGTGAGCTTATCGATTTAACCCTATTCCCACAGGAAGAAAATTAATGTTTAAACAGTCTTTAATTGTATTTGGTACCGTTTTATTGCTGCAGGGCTGTGCAGCTGCTGTCGTGGCTGGTACAGCGGGTGCTGTAACAGCCGCGAATGATCGCCGCACAATTGGTTCACAAATCGACGATAACAATATCGAAATTAAAAGCTCAATTGCTATCAGTGAAAATGAGCGTTTACATAAATATGCTAACGTTAACGTCATTAGCGTTAATGGTATTGTGCTTATGATTGGTCAAGTTGCCA
The nucleotide sequence above comes from Pseudoalteromonas shioyasakiensis. Encoded proteins:
- a CDS encoding SIS domain-containing protein, with the protein product MQETIKKIFTENIQVQIAAGEVLPSALESAAFTIAQSLINGNKLLCCGTPSCHMLAQHMAGLLINFYETERPCLPAVALAQDQVNLGSTANNDEHETFARQIRAFAQQGDLLLAIAVNGNEKQIISAVEAALTRDMKVIVLVGDDGGELVGLLGPNDVEIRVPSKRPSRIVESHLVNLHCLSELIDLTLFPQEEN